A section of the Bacteroidales bacterium genome encodes:
- a CDS encoding tetratricopeptide repeat protein, with protein MERKDHRRRMIWWTRYIITGMALLLIALGSAVPGHGRVDPPAELSYEQVKGPSENPSSYACRFYESYISGEMDPWPGWIDELERKYARSQEPAVLYAILIAHYGYVAWLIGMDRHDRAKEYLDNGRDHLEELERYSGYRSIAEAMRGAFLAYEIGMNRSKAVWLGPRSMKHINRAVELDAQNPIAWMEKGNAEFHMPRIFGGSYHKAAEYYQKAIRLFESKKGDLKCNWRYLNALAWLAQSYDKAGEEKQALATYQKILEVEPEFDWVRDELYPEFREDHGHISP; from the coding sequence ATGGAAAGGAAGGATCACAGGCGGAGGATGATCTGGTGGACCCGGTATATCATAACCGGTATGGCTCTGTTGCTGATCGCACTGGGAAGTGCTGTTCCTGGCCATGGCAGGGTTGACCCTCCCGCTGAACTTTCTTATGAGCAGGTTAAGGGTCCTTCTGAAAATCCATCCTCCTACGCATGCCGGTTTTATGAGTCCTACATCAGCGGGGAAATGGATCCCTGGCCGGGATGGATCGATGAGCTGGAGCGCAAGTATGCCCGCAGTCAGGAACCTGCCGTGCTTTATGCTATCCTCATTGCCCATTATGGTTATGTGGCCTGGCTGATCGGTATGGACAGGCATGACCGGGCAAAAGAGTATCTGGATAATGGCCGGGATCATCTGGAGGAGCTGGAGCGATACTCCGGATATCGTTCCATTGCAGAGGCGATGCGTGGGGCTTTCCTGGCCTATGAGATTGGGATGAACCGCAGCAAGGCCGTATGGCTAGGCCCCAGGAGCATGAAGCACATCAACCGGGCTGTGGAGCTGGATGCCCAAAACCCCATTGCCTGGATGGAGAAGGGAAATGCGGAATTTCATATGCCCCGCATCTTTGGAGGCAGCTATCACAAGGCAGCGGAATACTACCAAAAGGCCATCCGGTTGTTTGAATCGAAAAAGGGGGATTTGAAGTGCAACTGGCGTTATCTCAATGCCCTGGCCTGGCTGGCCCAATCCTACGACAAGGCCGGGGAGGAAAAGCAGGCCCTGGCCACTTATCAAAAAATTCTTGAGGTGGAACCCGAATTCGATTGGGTCAGGGATGAGCTTTATCCCGAGTTTCGCGAAGACCACGGCCATATAAGCCCATAG
- a CDS encoding DUF2459 domain-containing protein, whose translation MMRWIVYLTLAGLLSLWLQGCSSSRDIPYPPQKDEPSIPVYVTKRGWHTGILIPRGSLDTLLPHVAGDFAEATHLNFSWGDRKYFMAPKGTVGLALRAALLPTQSVVHVDGFNYLPSGYTDRQDVVPLELTREGFKSMVRFIGGSFQRDSSCGSSAALIPLREKPRAMSCFYLSNIAYWGTRTCNVWTARALKKAGVDIHPAFSLTARQVMQKVIEQQ comes from the coding sequence ATGATGCGATGGATTGTATATTTAACGCTGGCAGGTTTGCTTAGTCTGTGGCTCCAGGGGTGTTCTTCTTCCCGGGATATCCCCTATCCACCCCAGAAGGATGAGCCGTCCATCCCGGTATATGTTACTAAACGGGGCTGGCATACGGGAATCCTTATCCCCAGGGGATCACTTGACACCCTTTTGCCCCATGTTGCCGGCGACTTTGCAGAGGCCACTCATCTGAATTTCAGCTGGGGCGACAGGAAATATTTTATGGCTCCTAAAGGTACTGTTGGCCTCGCCTTGAGGGCTGCTTTGCTCCCAACCCAATCGGTCGTTCATGTGGATGGTTTCAACTACCTGCCATCCGGATACACCGACCGCCAGGACGTTGTTCCCCTCGAATTGACCCGGGAAGGTTTTAAGTCGATGGTCCGGTTCATCGGAGGGAGCTTTCAGCGGGATTCGTCCTGCGGTTCTTCTGCTGCTTTGATCCCCCTGCGGGAAAAACCCCGGGCCATGAGCTGTTTTTATCTCTCTAACATCGCCTACTGGGGCACCCGCACCTGCAATGTATGGACAGCCCGGGCCCTGAAAAAGGCCGGTGTGGATATTCATCCGGCTTTTTCTCTCACTGCCCGCCAGGTGATGCAAAAAGTCATAGAACAACAATAG